In Rahnella variigena, one DNA window encodes the following:
- the serB gene encoding phosphoserine phosphatase, with translation MPNSLTYCDLPAEIHQWPGLPLSLSGDEVMPLDYRAGHTGWLLYGRKLDKTSITQFQRRLGRALVIVSAWAVEGYQVVRLAGSLTTDAQQLAESFEFDVTQLGKVPYLRTPGLLVMDMDSTAIEIECIDEIAKLAGVGEQVAEVTERAMRGELDFSASLRQRVATLKDADAGILEQVRETLPLMPGLTVMVQRLQEAGWHVAIASGGFTYYAEYLRDKLNLIDVAANELEIRDGKLTGRVIGPVVDAQYKADTLLKLAEKLGIPQEQTIAIGDGANDLKMMAVAGLGIAYHAKPKVYEQASVCIRHADLLGVLCIFSGSQAL, from the coding sequence ATGCCAAACAGTCTGACCTATTGCGATCTTCCTGCGGAGATCCACCAATGGCCGGGACTTCCCCTTTCATTGAGCGGTGACGAGGTCATGCCGCTGGATTACCGGGCCGGACATACCGGATGGCTGCTTTATGGTAGAAAACTCGATAAAACGAGCATTACGCAGTTCCAGCGCCGGTTAGGTCGTGCTCTGGTGATTGTCAGCGCCTGGGCGGTGGAAGGTTATCAGGTTGTACGCCTTGCCGGTTCGCTCACTACTGATGCGCAACAGCTGGCTGAATCTTTCGAATTTGATGTCACCCAGCTTGGCAAAGTGCCTTATCTGCGCACGCCAGGTCTGCTGGTGATGGACATGGATTCTACCGCGATTGAGATTGAATGCATCGACGAAATTGCCAAACTGGCAGGCGTCGGTGAACAGGTGGCGGAAGTCACTGAGCGTGCGATGCGTGGCGAGCTGGATTTCTCCGCCAGTCTGCGCCAGCGCGTGGCGACCCTGAAAGATGCAGACGCGGGTATTCTTGAGCAGGTGCGCGAAACCCTGCCGCTGATGCCGGGACTGACCGTGATGGTTCAGCGTTTACAGGAAGCAGGGTGGCACGTTGCAATTGCTTCCGGCGGCTTTACCTATTACGCCGAATACCTGCGCGATAAGCTGAATCTGATTGATGTCGCGGCGAACGAGCTGGAAATTCGCGACGGCAAACTGACCGGGCGTGTGATTGGCCCTGTCGTCGACGCGCAATATAAAGCAGATACCTTGCTGAAGCTGGCGGAAAAACTGGGGATTCCTCAGGAACAAACCATTGCGATTGGCGACGGCGCCAATGACCTGAAAATGATGGCGGTGGCCGGTCTGGGCATTGCGTATCACGCAAAGCCGAAAGTGTATGAACAGGCTTCAGTCTGTATCCGGCATGCGGATCTGCTTGGGGTGTTGTGTATTTTTAGCGGCAGTCAGGCATTATAA
- the radA gene encoding DNA repair protein RadA — MAKAAKRAFVCNECGADYPRWQGQCSACQAWNSITEIRLAASPTVARNERLTGYAGDAGVSRVQKLSDISLDELPRFSTGFKEFDRVLGGGVVPGSAILIGGNPGAGKSTLLLQILCHLSENMKTLYVTGEESLQQVAMRAHRLGLPTANMNMLSETSIEQICDIADKEQPKLMVIDSIQVMHMADIQSSPGTVAQVRETAAYLTRFAKTRGVAIVMVGHVTKDGSLAGPKVLEHCIDCSVLLDGDADSRFRTLRSHKNRFGAVNELGVFAMTEQGLREVSNPSAIFLSRGDEITSGSSVMVLWEGTRPLLVEVQALVDQSMMGNPRRVAVGLEQNRLAILLAVLHRHGGLQMADQDVFVNVVGGVKVTETSADLALLLSLVSSLRDRPLPQDLVVFGEVGLAGEIRPVPSGQERITEAAKHGFKRAIVPHANVPKKVPAGMQVFGVKKLADALAILDDL; from the coding sequence GTGGCAAAAGCAGCAAAACGTGCATTTGTGTGTAATGAATGTGGCGCAGATTATCCGCGCTGGCAAGGGCAGTGTAGTGCCTGTCAGGCCTGGAACAGCATTACTGAAATCCGTTTGGCGGCTTCCCCGACTGTGGCGCGTAACGAGCGTCTGACCGGTTACGCCGGTGATGCAGGCGTCAGTCGCGTGCAGAAACTTTCCGATATCAGCCTTGATGAACTTCCGCGTTTCAGCACCGGTTTTAAAGAGTTTGATCGCGTACTGGGCGGCGGCGTGGTGCCCGGCAGTGCGATCCTGATTGGGGGTAATCCCGGTGCAGGTAAAAGTACGCTGCTGCTGCAAATTCTGTGTCATCTCAGCGAAAACATGAAAACCCTGTACGTCACCGGCGAAGAATCTTTGCAGCAGGTGGCGATGCGTGCGCACCGTCTGGGGTTACCGACGGCCAATATGAATATGTTGTCGGAAACCAGCATCGAACAGATTTGCGACATTGCCGATAAAGAACAGCCTAAACTGATGGTGATCGATTCCATTCAGGTGATGCACATGGCGGATATCCAGTCGTCACCGGGCACGGTTGCGCAGGTCCGTGAAACGGCAGCGTATCTGACCCGTTTCGCCAAAACGCGTGGCGTGGCGATCGTGATGGTGGGTCATGTGACCAAAGACGGTTCACTGGCCGGTCCGAAAGTGCTCGAGCACTGTATCGACTGTTCCGTGCTGCTCGATGGCGACGCCGATTCGCGTTTTCGTACGCTGCGCAGCCATAAAAACCGTTTTGGTGCCGTGAACGAACTCGGCGTGTTCGCCATGACCGAGCAGGGGCTGCGTGAAGTCAGCAACCCTTCAGCAATTTTCCTCAGCCGTGGCGATGAAATTACTTCCGGCAGTTCCGTGATGGTGCTGTGGGAGGGAACGCGTCCGTTGCTGGTTGAGGTTCAGGCCCTGGTTGATCAGTCGATGATGGGCAATCCGCGTCGCGTGGCGGTTGGCCTTGAACAAAACCGTTTAGCCATTTTGCTGGCGGTCTTGCATCGTCACGGCGGTTTGCAGATGGCGGATCAGGATGTGTTCGTCAACGTAGTTGGCGGTGTGAAAGTCACCGAAACCAGCGCGGATCTGGCGCTGCTGCTCTCTCTTGTCTCCAGTCTGCGTGACCGTCCGTTGCCGCAGGATTTAGTGGTCTTCGGTGAAGTCGGGCTGGCAGGTGAAATTCGTCCGGTGCCGAGTGGTCAGGAACGTATTACGGAAGCGGCAAAGCACGGCTTTAAGCGTGCGATTGTGCCGCATGCCAACGTGCCGAAGAAAGTCCCGGCGGGTATGCAGGTATTTGGCGTCAAAAAGCTGGCTGATGCGCTGGCGATCCTCGACGATTTGTAA
- the nadR gene encoding multifunctional transcriptional regulator/nicotinamide-nucleotide adenylyltransferase/ribosylnicotinamide kinase NadR has protein sequence MSQFDYLKTAIKQQGRTLQQVAEASGMTKGYLSQLLNAKIKSPSAQKLEALHRFLDLEFPRREKNIGVVFGKFYPLHTGHIYLIQRACSQVDELHIIMGYDEPRDRELFENSSMSQQPTVSDRLRWLLQTFKYQKNIRIHAFNEEGMEPYPHGWDVWGRGIKEFMSQKGIEPNTIYSSEEADAPQYREHLGIETVLIDPKRSFMNISGRQIRHDPFRYWDYIPTEVKPFFVRTVAILGGESSGKSTLVNKLANIFNTTSAWEYGRDYVFSHLGGDEMALQYSDYDKIALGQAQYIDFAVKYANKVAFIDTDFLTTQAFCKKYEGREHPFVQALMDEYKFDLVILLENNTPWVADGLRSLGSTTDRMSFQNLLIEMLKENNVDYVHVESSDYDQRFLECVELVQNMLAADTSRLNEPPVI, from the coding sequence ATGTCACAGTTCGACTATCTAAAAACCGCGATAAAACAACAGGGACGCACGCTGCAACAGGTGGCCGAAGCCAGCGGGATGACCAAGGGTTATCTTAGCCAGTTGTTGAATGCAAAGATAAAAAGTCCCAGCGCTCAGAAGCTGGAGGCTTTGCACCGCTTCCTTGATCTTGAGTTTCCCCGTCGTGAAAAGAATATCGGCGTGGTGTTCGGCAAGTTTTATCCGCTGCACACCGGCCATATCTATCTGATCCAGCGCGCCTGCAGTCAGGTGGATGAACTGCATATCATCATGGGCTATGACGAGCCGCGCGATCGCGAGCTTTTTGAAAACAGTTCCATGTCCCAGCAGCCAACGGTCAGTGACCGTCTGCGCTGGTTACTGCAGACGTTCAAATACCAGAAAAACATACGTATTCATGCCTTTAACGAAGAGGGGATGGAACCCTATCCGCATGGCTGGGACGTATGGGGACGCGGCATTAAAGAGTTCATGAGCCAGAAAGGCATTGAACCCAACACTATTTATTCCAGTGAAGAGGCTGATGCGCCGCAATACCGCGAACATCTCGGGATTGAGACCGTACTGATCGACCCGAAACGTTCGTTTATGAATATCAGCGGTCGTCAGATCCGTCATGACCCGTTCCGTTACTGGGATTATATTCCGACTGAAGTGAAGCCGTTCTTCGTGCGGACCGTGGCGATTCTCGGCGGAGAATCCAGCGGGAAATCGACGCTGGTGAATAAGCTGGCTAACATTTTTAATACCACCAGTGCATGGGAATATGGCCGCGATTATGTGTTCTCGCACCTGGGTGGCGACGAAATGGCGCTGCAATATTCTGACTATGACAAGATCGCGTTGGGTCAGGCGCAGTACATCGATTTCGCGGTGAAATATGCCAATAAAGTGGCCTTTATTGATACCGACTTTCTGACCACTCAGGCCTTCTGTAAAAAATATGAAGGGCGTGAACATCCGTTTGTGCAGGCGCTGATGGACGAATACAAATTCGATCTGGTTATCCTGCTGGAAAACAACACGCCGTGGGTGGCCGACGGCCTGCGCAGTTTAGGCAGTACCACCGACCGGATGTCTTTCCAGAATCTGCTCATCGAAATGCTGAAAGAAAACAATGTGGATTATGTACACGTTGAATCTTCAGATTACGATCAGCGTTTTCTCGAATGCGTGGAACTGGTGCAGAACATGCTGGCAGCCGATACCAGCCGGTTAAACGAGCCCCCGGTTATCTGA
- a CDS encoding DUF3300 domain-containing protein — protein MNLSFKPWGIAVLCGVGAFALASVMFMQGWLPVSSQAETTTQTAPVPAPAAAPPPAVPVAAPVAPASFTQAQLDQWVAPVALYPDSLLSQVLMASTYPTNVIQAVQWSRDHPQSQGDAAVTQVANEPWDPSVKSLVAFPQLLALLGEDPAWVQNLGNAFLAQPDDVMNTVQKFREVAQKSGALKSTPQQTVTVKPKPASTTVVKSAAAQQTIVIESADPQVVYVPSYNPNVVYGAWPTPAYPPVYLPPPPGQQFVNGIASGIGFGVGVAATYAIFGSIDWDDDDHHHDDYDHHDDHHDDGHHGGSQNKYVNVNVNNYNRISGNNNNGLNHPGASNTAGWQHNPAYNAGLTNRSTNLNGATQNRALNNAAQRNNYRGFDNDTRGFDNNSRGISNNNAVGRNGGGVQNQNLDQRRQQAASVMNQHQNTPQAQAHTQQRNLPRSAPVANAGDRAGTRNVTGHQLPQHQQSLSQHNTNRQPSQQLSQHQRQNLNASHSTAFSGNSSRSPSWQQQQSRGNHSREHMQNFQRSRPANAEPAHLHRR, from the coding sequence ATGAATTTATCATTCAAGCCCTGGGGTATCGCAGTCTTGTGCGGCGTGGGGGCATTTGCTCTGGCGAGTGTGATGTTTATGCAAGGCTGGCTTCCGGTCAGCAGTCAGGCCGAAACCACGACGCAGACTGCGCCTGTGCCTGCACCCGCCGCCGCGCCTCCGCCAGCAGTTCCTGTTGCTGCACCCGTTGCCCCTGCGTCATTTACACAAGCTCAGCTTGATCAATGGGTCGCGCCAGTCGCGCTTTATCCTGACAGCCTGCTTTCGCAGGTGCTGATGGCGTCGACTTATCCGACTAACGTGATTCAGGCTGTGCAATGGTCGCGTGACCATCCGCAAAGTCAGGGGGATGCCGCCGTCACTCAGGTCGCGAACGAACCCTGGGATCCGAGTGTAAAATCGCTGGTCGCTTTTCCGCAACTGCTGGCGCTGCTGGGTGAAGATCCGGCATGGGTACAGAATCTGGGGAACGCGTTTCTGGCGCAACCGGATGACGTGATGAACACTGTGCAGAAATTTCGCGAAGTGGCGCAAAAGAGCGGGGCGCTGAAAAGCACGCCGCAGCAGACGGTGACCGTTAAACCGAAACCGGCTTCAACAACGGTGGTGAAAAGTGCGGCGGCGCAGCAAACGATTGTGATTGAATCTGCCGATCCGCAGGTAGTGTATGTGCCGAGTTACAACCCGAATGTGGTTTACGGCGCCTGGCCGACACCGGCCTATCCGCCGGTATATCTGCCACCGCCTCCGGGACAACAGTTCGTGAACGGCATAGCATCGGGGATCGGGTTTGGTGTCGGTGTCGCCGCGACGTATGCGATTTTTGGCAGCATCGACTGGGATGACGACGATCATCATCATGATGATTATGACCATCACGACGATCACCACGACGACGGGCATCATGGCGGTTCGCAGAATAAATACGTCAATGTGAACGTTAATAATTACAACCGTATCTCCGGCAACAATAACAACGGGCTGAATCATCCGGGCGCATCGAATACCGCAGGCTGGCAGCATAATCCGGCCTACAACGCCGGTTTGACGAACCGCAGCACGAACCTCAATGGTGCGACGCAAAACCGTGCACTGAATAACGCGGCGCAGCGTAATAACTATCGTGGTTTCGACAACGACACGCGTGGTTTCGATAATAACTCGCGCGGTATCAGCAACAATAATGCCGTCGGACGCAATGGGGGCGGTGTGCAGAACCAGAATCTGGATCAGCGCCGTCAGCAGGCAGCGTCGGTGATGAATCAGCATCAGAACACCCCGCAGGCGCAGGCGCATACACAGCAGCGAAACCTGCCGCGTTCAGCCCCGGTAGCCAATGCCGGAGACCGTGCCGGTACACGTAATGTGACGGGGCATCAGTTGCCTCAGCATCAGCAGTCGTTGTCTCAGCACAATACGAACCGCCAGCCGTCGCAGCAATTGAGTCAGCATCAGCGACAGAATCTGAATGCATCACACAGCACAGCATTTAGTGGCAATTCCAGTCGTAGTCCGTCGTGGCAACAGCAGCAATCGCGGGGGAATCATAGCCGCGAACATATGCAGAACTTCCAGCGGTCACGCCCTGCGAATGCAGAGCCAGCTCATTTACACCGTCGCTAG
- a CDS encoding DUF2950 domain-containing protein has translation MKRLRNILISAGLLLLPLTGFAQQTFTSPELAAQALVKAIEAHDDASLEQLLGNDWQVYLPPKGVDPDEVARFLRDWNISHKIAKQGDIAHLNVGPENWQLPIPMKHTAQGWSFDMAAGAAEIEIRTIGRNELSAIQAVSAYADAQHEYQQITGQYAQRFVSTEGQHDGLYWPVKEGEAPSPLGPAFGDAQAGSDYHGYYYRILTSQGANASGGALSYIENGKMTQGFALIAWPAAYGHTGVTSFMINQQGEVYQQDLGENTDAAAKAITTFDPDAKWQKVDDGE, from the coding sequence ATGAAGAGATTGCGTAATATTTTGATTTCCGCAGGCCTGCTGTTACTGCCCTTAACGGGTTTCGCGCAGCAGACATTTACCAGCCCTGAGCTGGCCGCGCAGGCGTTGGTCAAAGCCATTGAGGCACACGATGATGCGTCACTTGAACAACTTCTCGGTAATGACTGGCAGGTCTATCTGCCGCCAAAAGGTGTGGATCCGGATGAGGTTGCTCGCTTTCTGCGGGACTGGAATATCAGTCACAAGATTGCCAAACAGGGTGATATTGCTCACCTGAATGTCGGTCCGGAGAACTGGCAGTTGCCGATCCCGATGAAACATACGGCGCAGGGCTGGTCATTTGATATGGCCGCCGGTGCTGCTGAAATTGAAATCCGTACGATTGGTCGCAATGAGCTTTCTGCCATTCAGGCCGTGTCAGCGTATGCGGATGCCCAGCACGAGTATCAGCAGATTACCGGGCAATATGCGCAGCGCTTTGTCAGCACTGAAGGGCAACACGATGGCCTTTACTGGCCGGTGAAAGAGGGGGAAGCGCCAAGCCCGCTGGGGCCAGCCTTCGGTGATGCGCAGGCGGGGTCTGATTATCACGGCTATTACTATCGCATTCTGACGTCGCAGGGTGCGAATGCCAGCGGCGGTGCCCTCAGCTATATCGAAAATGGCAAGATGACCCAAGGTTTTGCGCTGATCGCCTGGCCGGCGGCGTATGGTCATACCGGAGTTACCAGTTTTATGATCAATCAGCAGGGCGAGGTTTATCAGCAGGATTTAGGCGAGAATACTGATGCCGCGGCAAAAGCGATCACGACATTTGACCCCGATGCTAAATGGCAGAAAGTGGACGACGGCGAATAG
- a CDS encoding zinc-binding alcohol dehydrogenase family protein has protein sequence MTIKAIAVNPKDPAHFIAVELPQPVAKDYDLLVEVKAVSINPVDTKVHKGVQKSGLDAPKVLGWDASGIVKSVGSAVKNFKAGDEVWYAGDITRSGSNATEQLIDSRIVSVKPKSLDWAQAAAMPLTTLTAWEALFEHLKIQDASADKTLLIIGGAGGVGSLAIPFASLRSKVKVIATASRPESAQWCLDRGADLTVNYKDLKGELAKHDIKQVDFILCLNDTDGHWEAISDLIAPMGHICTIVENEHPLDMNKLKLKSAALHWELMYTRSMFTTPDIAEQGEILKQVAALVDKGKVQTTLSETLHGLTVESIEAAHAKVLDGHMQGKVVVAF, from the coding sequence ATGACCATTAAAGCAATCGCAGTAAATCCAAAAGACCCGGCTCACTTTATCGCTGTTGAATTACCACAGCCTGTCGCGAAAGATTACGACCTGCTGGTGGAAGTGAAAGCGGTGTCAATCAATCCGGTCGATACCAAAGTGCACAAAGGCGTGCAAAAAAGCGGTCTGGATGCACCAAAAGTACTGGGCTGGGATGCCAGCGGTATCGTCAAATCCGTCGGCAGCGCAGTGAAAAATTTCAAAGCGGGTGATGAAGTCTGGTACGCCGGGGATATCACCCGTTCCGGCAGCAATGCAACGGAACAGCTGATCGACTCACGTATTGTGTCCGTCAAACCGAAAAGCCTGGACTGGGCACAGGCCGCTGCCATGCCACTGACCACGCTGACCGCATGGGAAGCACTGTTCGAGCATCTGAAAATTCAGGATGCCTCTGCGGATAAAACCCTGCTCATCATCGGCGGTGCCGGTGGCGTCGGATCACTGGCGATCCCGTTCGCGTCATTGCGCAGCAAAGTGAAAGTGATCGCGACAGCTTCCCGTCCGGAATCGGCACAATGGTGTCTGGATCGCGGTGCGGATCTGACAGTGAATTACAAAGATCTGAAAGGTGAACTGGCGAAGCACGATATCAAACAGGTGGATTTTATTCTGTGTCTGAACGACACCGACGGCCACTGGGAAGCCATTTCTGACCTGATCGCACCGATGGGCCACATCTGTACCATCGTTGAAAACGAACATCCGCTGGACATGAACAAACTGAAACTGAAAAGCGCCGCACTGCACTGGGAACTGATGTATACCCGCAGCATGTTCACCACACCGGATATTGCCGAACAGGGCGAGATCCTCAAACAAGTCGCCGCGCTGGTGGATAAAGGTAAAGTACAAACCACACTAAGCGAAACCCTTCACGGCCTGACCGTGGAAAGCATCGAAGCGGCCCACGCCAAAGTGCTCGACGGCCATATGCAGGGCAAAGTCGTCGTCGCTTTCTAA
- a CDS encoding LysR family transcriptional regulator — protein sequence MFKQLQDMALFALVAECGSFTQAASRAGLPKSSVSQRISQLEKSIGLRLLNRTTRQLNLTFAGERYLIHCQEMMQASERAELAIRRLRDNPSGRLRITSPAGLGATLLARVNVEFQKRYPDVSLEVSVSDAMVDLVQEGFDIALRTGKPQDSSLIGRELGHSPRYLLASPAYLAQHPAIETPQQLASHHCIAHRAWSEWVLHHGETYHRWLLPSAHTTDNLLYARECALAGAGITLLPAFLCHGEVANGTLVRVLPEWEAEGNDLYLVYPGRKLNSPALACFIAFMLEEYGFAKSYSEALAG from the coding sequence ATGTTTAAACAGTTGCAGGATATGGCGCTCTTTGCGCTGGTGGCGGAATGTGGCAGCTTCACGCAGGCTGCCAGCCGGGCGGGATTACCTAAATCCAGCGTCAGTCAGCGTATCAGCCAGCTGGAGAAATCCATCGGCCTGCGGTTGCTGAACCGCACGACGCGGCAGCTGAACCTGACGTTTGCCGGTGAACGTTATCTGATCCACTGTCAGGAAATGATGCAGGCCAGCGAACGGGCTGAACTGGCGATTCGCCGTCTGCGCGATAACCCGAGCGGACGTTTGCGGATCACCAGCCCCGCCGGTCTGGGAGCAACGCTGCTGGCGCGGGTGAATGTTGAATTTCAGAAACGGTATCCCGATGTGTCGCTGGAAGTGTCAGTGTCGGATGCGATGGTAGATCTGGTACAGGAAGGTTTTGATATCGCGCTGCGTACCGGTAAACCGCAGGATTCCTCGCTGATTGGTCGTGAACTGGGGCACAGCCCGCGCTATCTGCTGGCATCACCGGCGTATCTGGCGCAGCATCCGGCGATTGAAACGCCGCAACAGCTTGCATCGCATCACTGCATTGCGCACCGGGCCTGGTCGGAATGGGTGTTGCATCATGGTGAAACCTATCACCGCTGGCTGCTGCCTTCCGCGCATACTACCGACAATCTGCTGTATGCGCGGGAATGCGCGCTGGCGGGCGCAGGCATCACGCTGTTACCGGCCTTTTTATGTCACGGCGAAGTGGCAAATGGCACGCTGGTGCGCGTGTTGCCAGAATGGGAAGCCGAGGGCAATGATCTGTATCTGGTCTATCCGGGGCGGAAACTGAATTCGCCGGCGCTGGCCTGTTTCATTGCGTTTATGCTGGAAGAGTATGGTTTTGCGAAGAGCTACAGCGAGGCGCTGGCGGGATAA
- the ettA gene encoding energy-dependent translational throttle protein EttA: MAQYVYSMHRLGKVVPPKRHILKNISLSFFPGAKIGVLGLNGSGKSTLLRIMAGIDTDIEGEARPQPDLKIGYLPQEPQLNMEHTVRESVEEAVSEVVGALKRLDEVYALYAEPEADFDKLAAEQGRLEEIIQAHDGHNLNSQLERAADALRLPDWDAKVATLSGGERRRVALCRLLLEKPDMLLLDEPTNHLDAESVAWLERFLHDFEGTVVAITHDRYFLDNVAGWILELDRGEGIPWEGNYSTWLEQKDERLAQEASSEAARRKSIEKELEWVRQGTKGRQSKGKARLARFEELNNTEYQKRNETNELFIPPGPRLGDKVVEVKNLSKSYGDRVLIDDLSFSVPKGAIVGIIGPNGAGKSTLFRMMSGQEEANSGTIELGDTVKLASVDQFRDSMDNSKTVWEEVSGGQDIMRIGTTEMPSRAYVGRFNFKGVDQGKRVGELSGGERGRLHLAKLLQVGGNMLLLDEPTNDLDIETLRALENALLEFPGCAMVISHDRWFLDRIATHILDYQDEGKVEFFEGNFTEYEEYKKRTLGAEALEPKRIKYKKMIK; this comes from the coding sequence GTGGCTCAATACGTATATTCCATGCATCGCCTCGGCAAAGTTGTTCCGCCGAAGCGTCATATTCTTAAGAACATCTCCCTGAGTTTCTTCCCTGGTGCCAAAATCGGTGTTCTGGGTCTGAACGGTTCAGGTAAATCCACCCTGCTGCGCATCATGGCCGGTATCGATACCGACATCGAAGGTGAAGCACGTCCGCAGCCTGATCTGAAAATCGGTTATCTGCCGCAGGAACCTCAGCTGAACATGGAACACACCGTGCGTGAGTCCGTGGAAGAAGCTGTTTCTGAAGTCGTGGGCGCGTTAAAACGTCTTGATGAAGTCTATGCGCTGTACGCAGAACCAGAAGCTGATTTCGACAAACTGGCCGCTGAACAGGGCAGACTGGAAGAGATCATTCAGGCGCATGATGGCCATAACCTGAACAGCCAGCTGGAACGTGCTGCTGATGCACTGCGTCTGCCAGACTGGGATGCTAAAGTCGCCACGCTGTCCGGTGGTGAACGCCGCCGTGTGGCACTGTGCCGTCTGCTGCTGGAAAAACCAGACATGCTGCTGCTCGACGAACCGACCAACCACCTGGATGCAGAATCCGTGGCATGGCTGGAACGCTTCCTGCACGACTTCGAAGGTACCGTTGTGGCGATTACCCATGACCGTTACTTCCTCGATAACGTTGCCGGTTGGATCCTTGAGCTTGACCGCGGTGAAGGTATTCCGTGGGAAGGTAACTACTCCACCTGGCTGGAACAAAAAGATGAACGTCTGGCGCAGGAAGCTTCTTCTGAAGCGGCCCGTCGTAAGTCTATTGAGAAAGAGCTTGAGTGGGTTCGTCAGGGTACGAAAGGCCGTCAGTCTAAAGGCAAGGCCCGTCTGGCACGCTTTGAAGAGCTGAACAACACCGAATACCAGAAACGTAACGAAACCAACGAACTGTTCATTCCACCAGGTCCACGCCTGGGCGACAAAGTTGTCGAAGTGAAAAACCTGAGCAAGTCTTACGGTGATCGCGTTCTGATCGACGACCTGTCCTTCTCCGTGCCGAAAGGCGCTATCGTTGGCATTATCGGCCCGAACGGTGCCGGTAAATCAACCCTGTTCCGCATGATGTCGGGTCAGGAAGAAGCCAACAGCGGCACTATCGAGCTGGGCGATACCGTGAAACTGGCGTCTGTGGATCAGTTCCGTGATTCCATGGACAACAGCAAAACCGTGTGGGAAGAAGTGTCCGGTGGTCAGGACATCATGCGCATCGGCACCACTGAAATGCCAAGCCGTGCTTACGTCGGCCGCTTCAACTTCAAAGGTGTTGATCAGGGCAAACGCGTAGGCGAGTTGTCCGGTGGTGAGCGTGGCCGTCTGCATCTGGCAAAACTGCTGCAGGTTGGCGGTAACATGTTGCTGCTCGATGAACCGACCAACGACCTCGACATCGAAACCCTGCGCGCACTGGAAAACGCCTTACTGGAGTTCCCGGGCTGCGCAATGGTCATTTCCCATGACCGCTGGTTCCTCGACCGTATCGCGACCCACATCCTCGATTATCAGGATGAAGGCAAAGTCGAATTCTTCGAAGGTAACTTCACCGAATACGAAGAATACAAAAAACGTACTTTAGGTGCCGAAGCGTTAGAGCCGAAGCGCATCAAGTACAAAAAGATGATCAAGTAA
- the rcsA gene encoding transcriptional regulator RcsA — translation MSSLIVDKCFYTQLALHSLLQLNGQHQKDILSLKDINELQATCNSLTPEIIFVNEDCFTSDAPSGHALRAVIDAHPGTLFFVFISRENLNYQNYVPIRKNIIILSKSIRTTTIYQLIAHNLQLSRAGETEQSLDLTPVSLSRTESSILKMWMSGLNTQIISEHLNIKQKTVASHKGNIKRKVKTQNKQAIYHVVKLTDILTSGMFVGRVQPLRPASEPDEFTVPFG, via the coding sequence ATGTCATCGCTCATTGTAGATAAGTGTTTTTACACACAGCTGGCATTGCATTCGCTCTTGCAACTTAACGGACAACACCAGAAAGATATTCTTTCGCTCAAGGACATCAACGAACTGCAAGCCACATGCAATTCCCTGACGCCTGAAATCATCTTTGTGAATGAAGATTGTTTTACGTCTGATGCGCCTTCCGGTCACGCCCTCAGGGCAGTGATCGACGCGCATCCCGGCACGCTTTTCTTTGTCTTTATCTCCAGAGAGAATCTCAATTATCAGAACTATGTGCCGATCCGCAAAAACATCATCATTTTGTCGAAATCTATCAGGACGACCACGATTTATCAGCTGATCGCCCACAACCTGCAACTGTCGCGTGCGGGTGAAACGGAACAATCACTGGATCTTACGCCGGTCAGCCTGAGCCGGACGGAATCGAGCATTCTAAAAATGTGGATGTCAGGACTGAATACGCAAATCATTTCCGAACATCTGAATATCAAACAGAAAACCGTGGCTTCACACAAAGGCAATATCAAACGTAAGGTGAAGACGCAAAATAAACAGGCGATATATCATGTTGTTAAGCTCACCGACATCCTGACTTCCGGCATGTTTGTGGGGCGCGTCCAGCCCTTACGTCCGGCCAGCGAACCGGACGAGTTCACCGTTCCCTTCGGCTGA